The DNA region CGGAAATCCTGAACTGGAACCACAAAAGCATAACCTCTTCTCATTGGAAGGAGGCTGGAAATGGATCAATGCCAGTTTGTACTTCAACCACGTACGAAACATGTACACCACTTATGCTAAACCATACGACGATACAATGCATCCCGGCGTAGTATTGTGGACGATGGCAAGCATTCCCAACTCCTATGCATACGGAGGCGCCTTGGTACTCTCCCCAAAGTTCGGCTGGTGGCAACCGCAATTTACGGCCAGCGTGTCCTGGTTTCAGTCCAACGCCCGTTCACTGAATATTCAGCCCCTTTGGAATGAGGTGCAACCGGATTTCATTCTGAATAACAGTTTTACATTGCCTCGTGGCTGGTTTTTCAATATAAAAGGAAGACTGGCATTTGGTGCAAAGCAAAGCTATGCCATCAAAAAAACAGAAGGGACTGTAGATGCGCAACTTACCAAATCTTTCCTGAAAGACCGTGCGTTGCGCATCTCGCTGGTAGCGAATGATATATTTCGTACAGGTACCTATCACTTTCGTGTATATGGCGACCGCACCTACAACGAGTTTGAAAATTATGCCGACAAACAACGTTTCGGCATACGCCTCAACTATCAGTTCAATGCCACCAAGAATAAATATAAAGGTAAAGGTGCCGGAGAAAGTGAAAAAGGACGTCTTTAAATTCCGTTTACCTCAAAGGATGATTCTGTTTACCTCAAATGATAACTCCGTTTACACGCCGAGGTAAAGACCGTTACATACCGAGGTAAAGACCGTTACAATAAGGGGTAAAGGTCGTTACATACGGCGGTAAAGGCTTTTACCGTGCGATGTAAATGACCTGTAAATGCAAACCACTGATTGCGAGAACACTAACCATTCCAGTATCTCTCTTTCCCAATATGTACAATGCCCTTTCCACAACGGTGCAGCGACAGTTTAAGGAGATTGATAAAGGAAATAAAGGATAATCCTTACCTTTGCAGACCAAAAAAGAATCAGAGAATGTCCTTGTTTCATAAAAAAGACACAAAAAGAGAAGTTTTCGGACAGATGTTCACGGAGCTATATCCCCGTCTGGTGCGCTACGCCACCCAACTATTGGGCGACGGAGAAGAAGCCCGTGATATTGTGGGTAGTGTGATGGAGCAGGCGTGGAAACAATTCGAAAAGCTGAAACCGGAAAACCGGGGAGCCTGGCTTTACACTGCCGCACGTAATGCCTGCCTTAACCGTCTGAAGCATCTGCAAGTAGAAGCCACCAATCTGGAAGCATTACACGAAGCCACCCGCATGGATGTAGCAACCGACTACCGGGAACATGAGCGACTACTGCAACAGGCGGAAAGCATTGCCCGTAACCTACCGGAACCGACCTGCACGGTATTGCGGCTCTGCTATTATGAACATAAAACCTATCGGGAAGTAGCCGAACAACTTGGCATCAGTCCCGACACCGTAAAGAAACATATATCCAAAGCTTTGCGTACCTTGCGCGAAGCAATGACTCAGAAAGGAGGAAACCGATGATGGAAGAGAAAAAAGAAAATGATTTCAAGATGGATACTGAAGACCTCAGATTACTGAATGCCTTCGGGGAAGCACTCGGAGACTTACCTTCGGAAGAAGAAACCCGCGCGGCATGGAATGCTTTTGCCTCCCGGCAAGACGCCCAAAAACGCAGACGCATCATACAGATGTGGACTTCCGGCATTGCAGCTGCCATCGTAGTGCTGGCAGCGCTTATCGTGCCCCGCATTATCAGCGAAGACACAATACAAGATATTGAAATCTTTGCGGCCCTGGATGTTCCCGAAGCAATCATCACCTCGGAAAGCAATGGCAGGATTACTCTTTCAACTCCCCCAGCCACTACCACGCAAATCATTCTGGACGATGGCACACAGGTTACACTCAGCGCCAATTCCCGCCTGGAATATCCTAAACAATTCCCCACAGAGGGGACCCGTGAAGTCCATCTGACAGGAGAAGCACGTTTCGAAGTGGCAAAAGATAGTACACGTCCTTTCATTGTTTCTTCCGGTAAGATGCAGACACAGGTATTGGGCACGGTATTCGATGTAAATGCCTATCCGGGAAAAGTAGCGGCAGTTACTTTATTTCAGGGGCGCGTCCGCGTCAGCGACAAAAAACAAACACGGCAGAAAGACATATTGCCCGGACAGCAAGCTATATTGTCTGAAGATAATGGTTTCACCATAGCCGAAGCACAACTCACCGCAACGGAAGGATGGACCAAAGGAGAGTTCAGCTTCGATGATGCCGAACTGGCGGAGATTATGAAGTCTGTCGGCACATGGTATAATGCCAGTATCATCTTTCATTCGCCCGACTTGCTGAAACAACGCATTCATTTCCGCTTCCCGCGAACAACTTCCTTGGAAGAAGTAGTGCAAGCACTTAATGATCTGGGAATAGCCAAACTGGAACAAAAAAAGGGAAAAGTAATCATCAGCGATTATTCTCCCAAACATTGATATACAGGGGGAAGAGCCGGAAAGTTCTTCCTCCTGTATTTACTATTCTACTGTCACAGCCGTACCGCAAGCGGTTACCATCAGCATACTACCGCTTCCACCTACAGTTTCATAGTCCAAATCCACGCCTATCACGGCATTTGCTCCGAGAGCTCTGGCGTGTTCCTGCATTTCACGCAGGGCGATATCTTTCGCTTCGCGCAGCACTTCCTCATAAGAGCCGCTACGTCCGCCCACTACATCGCGGATGCTGGCAAAAAAGTCACGGAATACATTGGCACCGATAATCGTCTCGCCTGAAACGATACCGTAATAGCGGGTGATACGTCCACCCTCGATAGTTGGGGTTGTTGTTACTAACATAATCTTTCTCTATTTATTTAAGTTATTTGTACCCTATTAGACGCACGAATAGAACGAAAAGTTGCAGTAGCGAGAGCTTTTATACCTCTTCATTATAATAAAAAAACAAAAAAGAGAGCACCTATATATGAGCAAAGTCAGCATTTATCTATCTTTGTGCCGAAGAAATGGAAACAAAGCATTTTATATTTAAAATAATGATGTATCTGGTCGTAGTGCTTTTTGCTCTGCAACCAGAAGATTATAATTCCTTTTCCGAGAACGAACCTCCCTTTCTTTGCATCGAACAAAATGAGCATCATTCGCCTGAAGAGTTTAACGATGAAGCTGTTATCTCACGTACACTTTCTTTAAACCGTGCGCGTAAGCTCTGTGCAGAGACTACGACTACTTATATTTTCTCTACTGAGAATACTAATTTATATCAATATAGTGACGGTAGCCAACCGTGCAACCTCAGGAGCGTATATTCACCCGAACGCTCCCTACTTTGTATATACCGGCTTTAGCACAAGTCCTTCTATTACCGTATTTTTATATTCTATCCGGGACGAATCATACATTCGTTCCGCTATGTCTAATTAATAAACTTATATATGGGACTTGTTATATTATATTTAACCATTGCATTATCATTATCATTTTTATGCTCCATCCTTGAAGCAGTTTTATTATCTACCCCAATGTCGTACATCTCCACCAAAGAGAAAACACACGGGAAAAGCGCTATTTTATTAAAGAAGTTCAAACAAGACATCGACCGGCCTATTGCCGCCATATTATCTCTGAATACCATTGCCCACACCGTGGGTGCGGCCGGTGTCGGTGCCGAAGCAGTAAAGATATTCGGAGAAGCTTACTTCGGTGTAATCTCCGCCATACTGACTATCTTAATTCTCGTTCTCTCAGAGATCATTCCTAAAACGATAGGCGCCTGCTACTGGCGCACACTGGCACTTCCATCAGCCCGTATCATTAATTTCCTTATTATTATCTGTTATCCCCTGGTGTGGTTGTCCGAGCTGATTACCCGTCTGTTTTCTTCTGGCAAACAAGAATTATCCGTAAGCCGCGAAGAGGTTTCGGCTATGATTTCCATCGGGGTAGAAGAAGGTGTTTTCCAGATGAAAGAAAACAAGATGATACAAAACCTCATTAAACTGGATAAAGTAAAATCACAATCCATTATGACTCCCCGTACTGTAGTGGCAACAGCTCCCGAAAGTATGTCTCTGAAAGAGTTCTATCAGGATGGAAAGTATAAGTTTTACTCTCGTATTCCAATTTATAATGATAGCGAAGATTATATCACAGGATATGTGTTGCGGCAGACTGTACTCGAAAAGTTAGCAGAAGACAGATTCGATATGTGTCTGAAGGATGTGGCCCGCCCTATCCTTTCCTTCCCGGAAAATAGTCCTGTTTCCACGGTTTGGGAACAGATGCTTGAAAAGAAAGAGCATATTTCAATCTTGATTGATGAATATGGCTGCTTCTGGGGAATTGTCACAATGGAGGATATTATCGAAACAGCCTTAGGTTTTGAGATTGTGGATGAAAAAGACTCCGTAACGGATATGCAGAAACTGGCACGGGATAAGTGGCAGAAGAAGCTGGCAGAGGCGAAAATTAATGATTAGCGATTAGGGGGTAGTGATTAGTGATAACCATCCGCATAGCGCCAATCACTAATCACTACCCCCTAATCGCTAATCAAAACATCTTACCGACACGTTCGATACCTGTCACCAAGACATCGATTTCTTCTTTTGTATTATAGATTCCAAAGGAAGCACGCACTGTTCCTTCTATGCCGAGGCGTTGCATCAGCGGTTGGGCGCAATGGTGTCCTGTACGTACGGCAATACCGAGACGATCGAGCAATGTGCCCATATCGAAGTGATGAATATCACCCACAAGGAAAGAGATGACACTCCCTTTCGCAGCTGCTTCACCAAAGATGCGCATACCAGGGATTGTTTTCAATCGCTGTGTGGCATATTCCGTCAATTCATGCTCATAAGCGGCAATCTGATCCATGCCAATGGCAGAAACATAATCGAGAGCTTTCGCCAGTCCCGTAGTACCGATATAGTCAGGAGTACCGGCTTCGAACTTAAATGGCAATTCATTGAAGGTAGTACGTTCAAAAGATACATGCTTTATCATCTCACCGCCGCCTTGATAAGGAGGTAACTTATCCAGCCATTCTTCCTTACCATAAAGCACGCCCACACCGGTAGGCCCATACACTTTATGACCGGAGAATACAAGGAAATCAGCATCCAGATCCTGCACGTCCACTGCAATGTGAGGAATGGATTGTGCCGCATCTACCAGAAAAGGTACATCATGCTTATGGGCAATCTTAATCATTTCCTTGATAGGATTGAACGTACCCAGAACATTGGACACATGTACTACGCTCACAATCTTCGTCCGGTCAGTGAAAAGCTTCTCGTATTCATCCATCAGGAGTTCGCCGCGGTCGTTCATCGGAATAACCTTCAGATTGATGCATTTCCGTTCGGCCAGCAGTTGCCAGGGGACGATGTTACTATGATGTTCCATTACGGAAACAATCACTTCATCACCCGGATGCAGGAATGCTTCACCGAAGCTGGAGGCTAACAGATTGATGCTTTCCGTGGTTCCCCGTGTAAATACGATTTCATTTATAGAACCGGCATTGATAAACTTTCGCACTGTCTCTCGACTTGCCTCGTGCAGTTCCGTTGCCTGTTGCGACAGAAAGTGTACGCCACGATGCACATTGGCATTGACAGAATAATATTCATCCGTTATGGCATCCACTACACAGCGGGGCTTCTGTGTCGTCGCCCCATTATCCAAATAGACCAATGGTTTGCCGTACACTTCACGGGATAGTATCGGAAAATCGGCTCTTATCTTTTGAATATCCATATTAGCTTAGAATTATGAATGATGAATGAAGAATTGGCTGCGCCATGTCATGCCGCATGGTAATTCTTCATTCTTAATTCTTCATTTATTTGCATATCGCACAGCCCTGGCACTTATTCAGTTCACCACGGAAACGTTTCTCTACCAAGAGATGTAAGCGATCTTTCAATACATCCAGACGGATGGTATCGATTACTTCGTTTACGAAGGCGAACATCAGCAATAAGCGGGCTTCACGTGCCGGAATACCGCGCTGGCGCATATAGAAGAGTGCATTTTCGTCCAACTGACCAACGGTAGCGCCATGACTACACTTTACATCATCGGCATAAATTTCCAGTTGCGGCTGCGTATACATACGTGCTTCACGGGTAGCACAAAGATTCCGGTTCGTTTGTTGCGAATTGGTATGTTGCGCATCCGGGCGCACCAATACCAAACCGGCAAATGCACCGACTGACTGGTCATCGAGCACATACTTGAAGAGCTCATTGCTGGTACAGTTAGGTACGGCATGATCGATACTTGTATTGTTGTCTACATGCTGATTCTTATCTGCAATGACCATACCGCAAAGGTTGATTTCGGCGCCTTCACCTGCCAGCAATACTTCAGTGGTGTTGCGGGAAGTGCCGTTATGCAAGGTCATGCCATTCAGCAATACATTGCTGTTGGCTTCCTGCTTCACATACATATTACTGATACGTACGGTACTTGTATGCGTTTCTTCGAGTTCGTAAAGATCAAAGACAGCATTCTCACCTACGAATACTTCTATTACCTGGGTTGCCAGGAAATTCACGGCATCCATGGCATGGTCGCACACCAGCATGCGTGCCTGTGCGCCATCTTCCAATACAATCAATACCCGGCGGTTCACCAAGAAGTTCACGTCACCACGCAGGATGTTTACCAACTGAATGGGACGTTCCAAAGCGACGTTCTTAGGTATATACAACAGCACACCGTCTTGTGCAAAAGCTGTGTTGAATGCTGTCACTCCGTCTTTTGAAGTGTCTGCCAGCTTGCCATAGTACTTCTTTACCAGTTCCGGATGCTTCGCCGCCATCTCCTTCAAACTACCGAAGATGACTCCTTCGGGCAGATGTGAAGCAGGTAGCGCTTTATTGTAAAAAGCATCATTCACTACAAAGTAGAGGGACGTACTCATATTGGGTACATCGCATTTGAATACTTCATAGGGATTTACCGGAATATCCAGACGGTTCAGGTTCAACCCATAGTCCGGTTCAAAGAACTTGCTGACATCGGTATATTTATATTTCTCCTGCTTACGGGTAGGAAAGCCAAGCCGCTCGAAGTCGGCAAACGCAGTGGCACGAGAGGTATTCAGCACCTCGGCACTGTGCTGGCATATCATAGCTTCCGTCTGGGAGAAAAGATCTATGTATTGTTGTTCTGCATTCATAATTTATTCTCCCAACTCCTTCTTAATCCAATCATACCCCTTCTCTTCCAGTTCCAGCGCCAATTCCGGTCCCGCCGTCTTCACGATACGACCTTTGTAAAGCACATGTACGACGTCAGGTTTGATATAATCCAGTAAGCGTTGGTAGTGAGTGATGACAATGGTGCTGTTCTCCGGTGTTTTCAACTTGTTCACACCTTCGGCTACGAT from Bacteroides sp. MSB163 includes:
- a CDS encoding RNA polymerase sigma-70 factor; translation: MSLFHKKDTKREVFGQMFTELYPRLVRYATQLLGDGEEARDIVGSVMEQAWKQFEKLKPENRGAWLYTAARNACLNRLKHLQVEATNLEALHEATRMDVATDYREHERLLQQAESIARNLPEPTCTVLRLCYYEHKTYREVAEQLGISPDTVKKHISKALRTLREAMTQKGGNR
- a CDS encoding FecR family protein encodes the protein MMEEKKENDFKMDTEDLRLLNAFGEALGDLPSEEETRAAWNAFASRQDAQKRRRIIQMWTSGIAAAIVVLAALIVPRIISEDTIQDIEIFAALDVPEAIITSESNGRITLSTPPATTTQIILDDGTQVTLSANSRLEYPKQFPTEGTREVHLTGEARFEVAKDSTRPFIVSSGKMQTQVLGTVFDVNAYPGKVAAVTLFQGRVRVSDKKQTRQKDILPGQQAILSEDNGFTIAEAQLTATEGWTKGEFSFDDAELAEIMKSVGTWYNASIIFHSPDLLKQRIHFRFPRTTSLEEVVQALNDLGIAKLEQKKGKVIISDYSPKH
- a CDS encoding heavy metal-binding domain-containing protein, translating into MLVTTTPTIEGGRITRYYGIVSGETIIGANVFRDFFASIRDVVGGRSGSYEEVLREAKDIALREMQEHARALGANAVIGVDLDYETVGGSGSMLMVTACGTAVTVE
- a CDS encoding CNNM domain-containing protein, with the translated sequence MGLVILYLTIALSLSFLCSILEAVLLSTPMSYISTKEKTHGKSAILLKKFKQDIDRPIAAILSLNTIAHTVGAAGVGAEAVKIFGEAYFGVISAILTILILVLSEIIPKTIGACYWRTLALPSARIINFLIIICYPLVWLSELITRLFSSGKQELSVSREEVSAMISIGVEEGVFQMKENKMIQNLIKLDKVKSQSIMTPRTVVATAPESMSLKEFYQDGKYKFYSRIPIYNDSEDYITGYVLRQTVLEKLAEDRFDMCLKDVARPILSFPENSPVSTVWEQMLEKKEHISILIDEYGCFWGIVTMEDIIETALGFEIVDEKDSVTDMQKLARDKWQKKLAEAKIND
- a CDS encoding aminotransferase class V-fold PLP-dependent enzyme encodes the protein MDIQKIRADFPILSREVYGKPLVYLDNGATTQKPRCVVDAITDEYYSVNANVHRGVHFLSQQATELHEASRETVRKFINAGSINEIVFTRGTTESINLLASSFGEAFLHPGDEVIVSVMEHHSNIVPWQLLAERKCINLKVIPMNDRGELLMDEYEKLFTDRTKIVSVVHVSNVLGTFNPIKEMIKIAHKHDVPFLVDAAQSIPHIAVDVQDLDADFLVFSGHKVYGPTGVGVLYGKEEWLDKLPPYQGGGEMIKHVSFERTTFNELPFKFEAGTPDYIGTTGLAKALDYVSAIGMDQIAAYEHELTEYATQRLKTIPGMRIFGEAAAKGSVISFLVGDIHHFDMGTLLDRLGIAVRTGHHCAQPLMQRLGIEGTVRASFGIYNTKEEIDVLVTGIERVGKMF
- the sufD gene encoding Fe-S cluster assembly protein SufD, whose translation is MNAEQQYIDLFSQTEAMICQHSAEVLNTSRATAFADFERLGFPTRKQEKYKYTDVSKFFEPDYGLNLNRLDIPVNPYEVFKCDVPNMSTSLYFVVNDAFYNKALPASHLPEGVIFGSLKEMAAKHPELVKKYYGKLADTSKDGVTAFNTAFAQDGVLLYIPKNVALERPIQLVNILRGDVNFLVNRRVLIVLEDGAQARMLVCDHAMDAVNFLATQVIEVFVGENAVFDLYELEETHTSTVRISNMYVKQEANSNVLLNGMTLHNGTSRNTTEVLLAGEGAEINLCGMVIADKNQHVDNNTSIDHAVPNCTSNELFKYVLDDQSVGAFAGLVLVRPDAQHTNSQQTNRNLCATREARMYTQPQLEIYADDVKCSHGATVGQLDENALFYMRQRGIPAREARLLLMFAFVNEVIDTIRLDVLKDRLHLLVEKRFRGELNKCQGCAICK